In one window of Hymenobacter nivis DNA:
- a CDS encoding AraC family transcriptional regulator, whose translation MNPRVHLPAAVAPLPPHQLQSLVENRTVFALDSYELNIFETHQKAYRVALRLDGLALTTMLRGKKVMHLPGRPAFDYFPGESVVVGEDERMEIDFPEACACQPTQCLAVAIAPDTIRHTVELLNERYPRAEAHTPWALGAPEHAHLTNTPELTGTLERLVAVSRTTDAAKDVLASFTLQELLVRLMQTQARALIFHDYARHLTTHRFAAVVDYIKRHLTENLSVDKLSALACMSKANFFRVFKREFGLTPIEYIIRERLAEAKHLLRQPLANVTDVCLRAGFNNLSHFQALFKKHEGLTPGAYRKLTV comes from the coding sequence ATGAATCCTCGCGTCCATTTGCCCGCCGCCGTGGCCCCGCTGCCACCGCACCAGCTGCAGAGCCTAGTGGAAAACCGCACCGTTTTCGCCCTGGATTCTTACGAGCTGAACATCTTCGAAACCCACCAAAAGGCTTACCGCGTGGCCCTGCGCCTCGACGGCCTGGCCCTGACGACCATGCTGCGCGGCAAAAAGGTAATGCACCTGCCCGGCCGCCCTGCCTTCGATTACTTCCCCGGCGAGTCGGTGGTGGTGGGCGAAGACGAGCGGATGGAGATTGACTTCCCCGAGGCCTGCGCCTGCCAACCCACCCAATGCCTGGCCGTGGCCATCGCCCCGGATACCATCCGCCATACCGTGGAGCTGCTGAATGAGCGCTACCCGCGCGCTGAGGCCCACACGCCCTGGGCCCTAGGGGCCCCCGAGCACGCCCACCTCACCAACACCCCCGAGCTGACCGGCACCCTGGAGCGCCTCGTGGCCGTGTCGCGCACTACCGACGCGGCCAAGGATGTGCTGGCCAGCTTCACTTTGCAGGAGCTGCTGGTGCGCCTGATGCAAACCCAGGCCCGCGCGCTCATTTTCCACGACTACGCCCGGCACCTCACCACCCACCGCTTCGCCGCCGTAGTGGACTACATCAAGCGCCACCTGACCGAAAACCTGTCGGTGGACAAGCTCAGCGCCCTGGCCTGCATGAGCAAGGCCAACTTCTTCCGGGTGTTCAAGCGCGAGTTCGGCCTAACCCCCATCGAGTACATCATCCGCGAGCGACTAGCCGAGGCCAAGCACCTGCTGCGCCAGCCCCTGGCCAACGTGACCGATGTGTGCCTGCGCGCCGGCTTTAACAACCTGTCGCACTTCCAGGCCCTATTCAAAAAGCACGAGGGCCTGACCCCAGGGGCCTATAGGAAGCTGACGGTATGA
- a CDS encoding aldehyde dehydrogenase family protein, translating to MAEVLEKSTTVVARPQFKSHYDNFIGGKWVAPVKGQYFDNPSPIDGKAFCKVARSTKEDIELALDAAHDAFKTWGKASAAVRSGVLLKIADIMEANLPYLAAVETVENGKAIRETMAADLPLCIDHFRYFAGVIRAEEGSATELNENTLSLVIQEPLGVVGQIIPWNFPLLMATWKLAPAIAAGCCVVMKPAEQTPASIMILMELIQDVVPAGVINVVNGFGLEAGKPLASNKRVQKVSFTGETTTGRLILQYAAENIIPVTMELGGKSPNIFCKSVMDHDDDFLDKCIEGAVMFALNQGEICTCPSRLLVHEDIYDEFIARVIERVKAIKLGNPMDTDTMMGAQASNDQFEKILSYLEIGKAEGAEVLVGGEAYQQEDGALAEGYYIQPTIFRGHNKMRIFQEEIFGPVLSVTTFKDNEEALAIANDTLYGLGAGLWSRDAHELYQMPRAIQAGRVWVNCYHDYPAGAPFGGYKASGFGRENHKMMLGHYRQTKNMLISYSKQKLGFF from the coding sequence ATGGCCGAAGTGCTCGAAAAATCCACCACTGTGGTGGCCCGTCCCCAATTCAAGTCCCACTACGACAACTTCATCGGGGGCAAATGGGTGGCCCCCGTCAAGGGCCAGTATTTTGATAACCCGTCGCCCATCGACGGCAAGGCCTTCTGCAAGGTGGCCCGCAGCACCAAGGAAGACATTGAGCTGGCCCTCGACGCGGCCCACGACGCCTTCAAAACCTGGGGCAAGGCCTCGGCGGCCGTGCGCAGCGGCGTGCTGCTGAAAATTGCCGACATCATGGAAGCCAATCTGCCGTACCTGGCCGCCGTGGAAACGGTGGAAAACGGCAAGGCCATCCGCGAAACGATGGCGGCCGACCTGCCGCTGTGCATCGACCACTTTCGCTATTTCGCGGGCGTGATTCGGGCCGAAGAAGGCTCGGCCACGGAGCTGAACGAGAACACTTTGTCGCTCGTGATTCAGGAGCCGCTGGGCGTGGTCGGCCAGATCATTCCCTGGAACTTCCCGCTGCTGATGGCCACCTGGAAGCTGGCCCCGGCCATTGCCGCCGGCTGCTGCGTGGTGATGAAGCCCGCCGAGCAAACGCCCGCCAGCATCATGATCCTCATGGAGCTGATCCAGGACGTGGTGCCCGCCGGCGTGATCAACGTGGTGAACGGCTTCGGCCTGGAAGCCGGCAAGCCGCTGGCCAGCAACAAGCGCGTGCAAAAAGTGTCGTTCACGGGCGAGACGACCACCGGCCGTCTCATCCTGCAATACGCCGCCGAAAACATCATCCCCGTGACTATGGAGCTGGGTGGTAAGTCGCCCAACATCTTCTGCAAGAGCGTGATGGACCACGACGACGATTTCCTTGATAAGTGCATCGAGGGCGCCGTGATGTTTGCTTTGAACCAAGGTGAAATCTGCACCTGCCCCTCGCGCCTGCTGGTGCACGAAGACATTTATGACGAGTTCATTGCCCGTGTTATTGAGCGGGTGAAGGCCATCAAGCTCGGCAACCCGATGGACACCGACACCATGATGGGGGCCCAGGCCAGTAACGACCAGTTCGAGAAAATCCTGAGCTACCTCGAAATTGGCAAGGCCGAAGGAGCCGAGGTGCTGGTGGGCGGCGAGGCTTACCAGCAGGAGGATGGGGCCCTGGCCGAGGGCTACTACATCCAGCCCACCATTTTCCGGGGCCACAACAAAATGCGGATTTTCCAGGAGGAAATCTTCGGCCCGGTGCTATCGGTGACGACCTTTAAGGACAACGAGGAGGCGCTGGCCATTGCCAACGACACGCTCTATGGCCTCGGCGCCGGCCTCTGGAGCCGTGACGCCCACGAGCTGTACCAGATGCCCCGCGCCATCCAGGCCGGCCGCGTGTGGGTGAACTGCTACCACGACTACCCGGCCGGGGCCCCCTTCGGCGGCTACAAAGCCTCGGGCTTCGGCCGCGAAAACCACAAGATGATGCTCGGTCACTACCGCCAAACCAAGAACATGCTCATCAGCTACAGCAAGCAAAAGCTGGGCTTCTTTTAG
- a CDS encoding DUF779 domain-containing protein, with protein sequence MPTPRVLATQAAEATIDLLRDEHGPLMFHQSGGCCDGSSPMCFTKGEFRIGGNDVWLGQIHGCDFFMSTSQFEYWQHTQLTIDVTKGRGASFSLEIPLGVRFLIRSRLFSEEESKDMAPVLNGEEYLEAA encoded by the coding sequence ATGCCCACGCCCCGCGTCCTCGCCACCCAAGCCGCCGAAGCCACCATCGACCTCCTGCGCGACGAGCACGGGCCCCTGATGTTCCACCAAAGCGGCGGGTGCTGCGACGGCTCCTCGCCGATGTGCTTCACCAAGGGCGAATTCCGCATCGGGGGCAACGACGTGTGGCTGGGCCAAATCCACGGCTGCGACTTCTTTATGAGCACCAGCCAGTTCGAATACTGGCAGCACACACAGCTCACTATCGACGTGACGAAAGGCCGGGGGGCCAGCTTCTCGCTGGAGATTCCGCTCGGCGTACGTTTCCTCATCCGCTCCCGGCTGTTTAGCGAGGAAGAATCCAAAGACATGGCCCCGGTGCTGAACGGCGAAGAGTACCTGGAAGCTGCCTAG
- a CDS encoding DUF4440 domain-containing protein, with the protein MKIYLFALGTAALLASCGGNNAPATNGAPSATTTTTTTSGNVSVSDLNQQFLSAWNNKDAAKAAAFLADDAQFLQGATRFSGKDEITNKWITPTIGTVANLKTSTTSSGTDTNMAYEAGTFAVDVLPIATEKQGGIGEGNFLLLWKKGSDGTWKLSYAQLEDLPVQVKK; encoded by the coding sequence ATGAAAATTTATCTGTTTGCGCTGGGTACCGCTGCTTTATTAGCCTCGTGCGGCGGCAACAACGCCCCGGCCACCAACGGGGCCCCAAGCGCTACAACCACTACCACTACGACCAGCGGCAACGTGAGCGTGTCGGACCTCAACCAACAGTTCCTGAGCGCCTGGAACAACAAAGACGCCGCCAAAGCCGCCGCCTTTTTGGCCGACGATGCTCAGTTTTTGCAGGGCGCGACGCGCTTCAGCGGCAAGGATGAAATTACCAACAAGTGGATTACGCCCACCATCGGTACGGTAGCCAACCTGAAAACCAGCACCACCAGCAGCGGCACCGACACCAACATGGCCTACGAGGCCGGCACGTTTGCGGTAGATGTGCTACCCATCGCCACCGAAAAGCAAGGCGGCATCGGTGAAGGCAACTTCCTGCTACTCTGGAAGAAAGGCAGCGATGGCACCTGGAAGCTCAGCTACGCCCAACTCGAAGACCTGCCCGTGCAGGTGAAGAAATAA
- a CDS encoding glycine zipper domain-containing protein — MKNTSWLFLIPVLLFSILFSSQAQAQRNWSPQGKGAAIGGAAGILGGALINKRNRVVGGAIGGVAGAGIGYAIGKHTDNKRKQAAALANERAAANERIAAADARANAAERAAAERRSVAVAPGSLGRVAGATAVAVGTTALVASAGPAGVSPASGYLPNPDYGNALTAYPTSPMRRKSW, encoded by the coding sequence ATGAAAAATACCAGCTGGTTATTCCTAATTCCGGTCCTGCTGTTCAGCATTTTATTTAGCTCGCAGGCCCAAGCCCAGCGCAACTGGAGCCCGCAGGGCAAAGGCGCCGCCATTGGCGGGGCCGCCGGCATCCTGGGCGGGGCCCTAATTAATAAGCGCAACCGCGTGGTAGGCGGCGCCATCGGCGGCGTGGCCGGCGCCGGCATAGGCTACGCCATCGGCAAGCATACCGACAACAAGCGTAAGCAAGCCGCCGCCCTGGCCAACGAGCGCGCCGCCGCCAACGAGCGCATCGCCGCGGCCGACGCTCGTGCCAACGCTGCCGAGCGCGCCGCCGCCGAACGCCGTAGCGTGGCCGTCGCCCCGGGCAGCCTGGGCCGCGTGGCCGGCGCTACTGCCGTGGCAGTTGGTACCACGGCTCTGGTTGCCAGCGCCGGCCCGGCTGGCGTCAGCCCCGCTTCGGGCTACCTGCCCAACCCCGACTATGGCAACGCGTTAACGGCCTACCCGACCTCGCCCATGCGCCGGAAAAGCTGGTAG